A window of the Pseudomonas furukawaii genome harbors these coding sequences:
- the chrA gene encoding chromate efflux transporter yields the protein MNETTLRAAEQSPPGVAPVSLFQAFLFWLKLGFISFGGPAGQISIMHQELVERRRWISERRFLHALNYCMLLPGPEAQQLATYIGWLMHRTWGGVIAGVLFVLPSLFILIALSWVYIAFGEVPVVAGLFYGIKPAVTAIVAQAAHRIGSRALKNNWLWGIAAASFVAIFALDMPFPLIVLSAALIGYIGGRIAPGVFAVGGGHGAAKADYGPALIDDQTPTPEHARFRWSRLLMLVVIGASLWLLPMGLLTAAFGWQGTLTQMGWFFTKAALLTFGGAYAVLPYVYQGAVSHYGWLTPTQMIDGLALGETTPGPLIMVVAFVGFVGGYVHPMFGADQAFLAGALAATLVTWFTFLPSFLFILAGGPLVESTHNELRFTAPLTGITAAVVGVILNLALFFGYHVLWPQGFEGRFDWPSALIALGAAVALFRFKRGVIQVLLASALTGLVVHLIQT from the coding sequence ATGAATGAAACCACCCTGCGCGCCGCTGAGCAGTCGCCGCCCGGCGTCGCTCCCGTGAGCCTGTTCCAGGCCTTCCTGTTCTGGCTGAAGCTCGGGTTCATCAGCTTTGGCGGGCCCGCCGGCCAGATCTCGATCATGCACCAGGAACTGGTGGAGCGACGGCGCTGGATCAGCGAGCGACGCTTTCTCCACGCGCTGAACTACTGCATGTTGCTCCCGGGCCCGGAGGCCCAGCAGCTGGCCACCTACATCGGCTGGCTGATGCATCGGACCTGGGGCGGCGTCATCGCCGGCGTGCTCTTCGTGCTGCCGTCCCTGTTCATCCTGATCGCCCTGTCCTGGGTCTACATCGCGTTCGGCGAGGTGCCGGTGGTGGCCGGCCTGTTCTACGGCATCAAGCCCGCCGTGACCGCCATCGTGGCCCAGGCCGCCCACCGAATCGGCTCGCGGGCGCTGAAGAACAACTGGCTGTGGGGCATCGCAGCGGCGTCCTTCGTCGCCATCTTCGCCCTCGACATGCCGTTTCCGCTGATCGTGCTGAGTGCGGCGCTGATCGGGTACATCGGCGGGCGCATCGCCCCGGGCGTCTTCGCCGTCGGCGGCGGCCACGGCGCGGCCAAGGCCGACTACGGCCCGGCGCTGATCGATGACCAGACCCCAACGCCCGAGCACGCCCGCTTCCGCTGGTCGCGCCTGCTGATGCTGGTGGTGATCGGCGCCTCGCTCTGGCTCTTGCCCATGGGCCTGCTCACTGCTGCGTTCGGCTGGCAGGGCACGCTGACGCAGATGGGCTGGTTCTTCACCAAGGCCGCGCTGCTCACCTTCGGTGGCGCCTATGCGGTGCTGCCCTATGTCTACCAGGGAGCGGTCAGCCACTACGGCTGGTTGACGCCGACCCAGATGATCGACGGCCTCGCCCTGGGTGAGACCACGCCGGGGCCGCTGATCATGGTGGTGGCCTTCGTCGGCTTCGTGGGGGGCTACGTGCATCCGATGTTCGGTGCCGACCAGGCGTTTCTCGCCGGAGCCCTCGCCGCCACCCTGGTCACCTGGTTCACCTTCCTGCCGTCCTTCCTTTTCATCCTCGCCGGTGGACCCCTGGTGGAGTCGACCCATAACGAACTCAGGTTCACCGCTCCCTTGACCGGCATCACCGCCGCCGTCGTGGGTGTGATCCTCAACCTGGCGCTCTTCTTCGGCTACCACGTCCTCTGGCCGCAGGGCTTCGAGGGGCGCTTCGACTGGCCCTCGGCCTTGATCGCCCTGGGCGCCGCCGTGGCGCTGTTCCGTTTCAAACGGGGGGTCATCCAGGTGCTGCTGGCCAGCGCGCTGACCGGGCTGGTGGTGCATCTGATACAGACCTGA
- a CDS encoding chromate resistance protein ChrB domain-containing protein: MKDWISLVIGLPTANATARMRAWRALKASGAAVLRDGVYLLPDIPECRDALAAIERDILSINGTAYLLPIQDPRGERFMPLFDRSEDYAGLSAEIEACLGQLTADNALASTRQIRKLRKAFAQLADIDYFPGPSRQQVDAALQALESAVSRALSTDEPGSHDQPIAVLRREDYQGRIWATRKRPWVDRLASAWLIRRFIDQDARFLWLDTPNDCPPDALGFDFDGATFSHVGSRVTFETLQASFELSSPPLGRVAALVHYLDVGGVQPVEAAGVERVLAGLRESVPDDDLLLNAASAVFDGLLAAFDGEENDHE, from the coding sequence TTGAAAGACTGGATCAGCCTGGTTATCGGCCTTCCCACTGCCAACGCCACCGCGCGCATGCGCGCCTGGCGTGCGCTCAAGGCAAGCGGCGCAGCGGTGTTGCGTGACGGCGTCTATCTGCTGCCGGACATCCCGGAATGCCGGGACGCCCTGGCTGCCATCGAGCGCGACATCCTCTCGATCAACGGCACCGCCTATCTGCTGCCCATCCAGGACCCCCGGGGCGAGCGTTTCATGCCCCTGTTCGACCGCAGTGAGGACTATGCGGGCCTGAGCGCCGAGATCGAGGCTTGCCTCGGCCAATTGACGGCGGACAACGCACTGGCCTCGACGCGGCAGATCCGCAAGCTGCGCAAGGCCTTCGCCCAACTGGCGGATATCGACTACTTCCCCGGGCCGTCCCGCCAGCAGGTCGATGCCGCATTGCAGGCTCTGGAATCCGCCGTCAGCCGGGCCCTGTCGACGGACGAGCCCGGCAGCCACGACCAGCCGATCGCCGTGCTCAGGCGGGAGGACTACCAGGGGCGCATCTGGGCCACCCGCAAGCGTCCCTGGGTCGATCGCCTGGCCAGTGCCTGGCTGATCCGGCGTTTCATCGACCAGGACGCGCGGTTCCTGTGGCTGGACACCCCCAATGACTGTCCGCCGGACGCGCTCGGTTTCGACTTCGATGGCGCCACCTTCAGCCATGTCGGCAGCCGCGTGACCTTCGAGACCCTGCAAGCGAGCTTCGAGCTGAGTTCACCGCCCCTCGGGAGAGTCGCCGCCCTGGTGCATTACCTGGATGTGGGCGGCGTGCAGCCCGTGGAAGCCGCTGGGGTCGAGCGGGTGCTGGCCGGCCTGCGGGAAAGCGTCCCCGATGATGACCTGCTTCTGAACGCCGCCAGCGCCGTCTTCGATGGTCTGCTGGCCGCCTTTGACGGTGAAGAGAACGACCATGAATGA
- a CDS encoding TonB-dependent receptor, translating to MFHKSPLCLSISLACLAAAPVPSVLAEEVMELEVQTVSATRAKTELGKTPQKVTVITREQIEQQLAITSDHGQVLSNLIPTYSPSRQKLSNAGETLRGRTALVMIDGVPQSTPLRAGGRDGYTIDLSMVERIEVIHGASAEHGLGATGGIINYVTRRPKGGTLKQHAGASLEAADDFNGEGMGYKLDYRIEGSQGDWDYLAAVSGQTRGMFYDGDGELIGVDDTQGDIMDSTSTDLLLKLGYWFDEAQNLELMVNRFELEGDHEYVNVPGDRDAGIPTTSRKGDPLGKAPQNEVLASSLTYNNSDLAGNVLTAQLYTQRFRARYGGGILGAFQDPAIAPVGTLFDQSQNESDKYGGKLSLSRDNLLDGYLKLTGGVDFLQDTTSQMLIATDREWVPETVFQNLAPFIQAEVRATERLTLHGGLRHEFAKLDVDTFRTIASAGGVTVEGGKPDFEETLHNIGLVYQATDWAQVFANYSEGFGMPDVGRVLRGISQPNQSVDDFLDLQPIVTDNREVGVRLNWQDVDAEISYFESDADLGSRLENVGGVYQVRRERTEISGLEATLGWQVNDMHRLQAVYTRLKGESDTNGDGKVDTDLDGANIAPDRYGLSWQANWTDKLNSRIQANHYASRSFDTPGLNFDGYSLVDASVGYRLPVGEVSLGVENLLNRDYMTYYAQAASTRDDQFFAGRGRTFTLGYQVDF from the coding sequence GTGTTCCACAAATCCCCCCTGTGCCTGTCCATCTCCCTGGCCTGCCTGGCTGCGGCTCCGGTTCCATCGGTACTGGCTGAAGAGGTCATGGAGCTCGAGGTCCAGACCGTCAGCGCAACCCGCGCCAAGACCGAACTCGGCAAGACGCCGCAGAAGGTCACCGTGATCACCCGCGAGCAGATCGAGCAGCAGCTGGCGATCACCTCGGACCACGGGCAGGTACTGAGCAACCTGATTCCGACCTATTCCCCCAGCCGGCAGAAGCTCAGCAACGCCGGGGAAACGCTGCGGGGGCGTACCGCGCTGGTGATGATCGACGGTGTGCCGCAATCCACGCCGCTGCGCGCGGGTGGTCGTGACGGCTACACCATCGACCTGTCGATGGTTGAGCGCATCGAGGTGATCCACGGCGCCAGCGCCGAGCATGGCCTGGGCGCCACCGGCGGCATCATCAACTATGTGACCCGCCGGCCCAAGGGCGGCACGCTGAAGCAGCACGCCGGCGCCAGCCTGGAAGCCGCGGACGACTTCAACGGCGAAGGCATGGGCTACAAGCTCGACTACCGCATCGAGGGCAGCCAGGGCGACTGGGATTACCTGGCCGCCGTCAGCGGCCAGACACGCGGCATGTTCTACGACGGCGATGGCGAACTGATCGGTGTCGACGACACCCAGGGCGACATCATGGACTCCACCAGCACCGACCTCCTGCTGAAGCTGGGCTACTGGTTCGACGAGGCGCAGAACCTCGAACTGATGGTCAACCGCTTCGAGCTCGAAGGCGATCACGAGTACGTCAACGTCCCCGGCGACCGCGATGCGGGCATCCCCACCACTTCGCGCAAGGGCGATCCGCTGGGCAAGGCACCGCAGAACGAAGTGCTGGCCAGCAGCCTCACCTACAACAACTCCGACCTAGCGGGCAACGTGCTCACCGCCCAGCTCTACACCCAACGCTTCCGCGCCCGCTACGGCGGCGGCATCCTGGGCGCCTTCCAGGACCCGGCCATCGCTCCGGTCGGCACGCTGTTCGACCAGTCGCAGAACGAGTCGGACAAGTACGGCGGCAAGCTCAGCCTCAGCCGCGACAACCTGCTGGACGGCTACCTCAAGCTCACCGGTGGCGTCGACTTCCTGCAGGACACCACCAGCCAGATGCTCATCGCCACCGACCGCGAATGGGTCCCGGAAACCGTGTTCCAGAACCTGGCCCCCTTCATCCAGGCCGAAGTGCGCGCGACCGAGCGCCTCACCCTGCACGGTGGGTTGCGCCACGAATTCGCCAAGCTCGACGTGGACACCTTCCGCACCATCGCATCGGCCGGTGGCGTCACCGTCGAGGGTGGCAAGCCGGACTTCGAGGAAACCCTGCACAACATCGGGCTGGTCTACCAGGCCACCGACTGGGCCCAGGTCTTCGCCAACTATTCGGAAGGCTTTGGCATGCCCGACGTCGGCCGCGTACTGCGCGGCATCAGCCAGCCCAACCAGAGCGTGGATGACTTCCTCGACCTGCAGCCCATCGTCACGGACAACCGAGAAGTCGGTGTGCGCCTGAACTGGCAGGACGTGGATGCCGAGATCAGCTACTTCGAGTCCGACGCCGACCTCGGTTCGCGTCTCGAAAACGTCGGTGGCGTCTACCAGGTCCGTCGCGAGCGCACGGAGATCAGCGGCCTCGAAGCGACCCTCGGCTGGCAGGTCAACGACATGCACCGCCTGCAGGCGGTCTACACCAGGCTCAAGGGCGAATCCGACACCAACGGCGACGGCAAGGTGGACACGGACCTCGACGGCGCCAACATCGCGCCGGATCGCTACGGCCTGAGCTGGCAGGCCAACTGGACGGATAAGCTGAACAGCCGGATCCAGGCCAACCACTACGCCAGCCGCAGCTTCGACACCCCCGGACTGAACTTCGACGGCTACAGCCTGGTGGACGCCTCGGTCGGTTATCGCCTGCCGGTGGGCGAGGTCAGCCTGGGCGTCGAAAACCTGCTCAACCGGGACTACATGACCTACTACGCCCAGGCGGCCAGCACCCGCGACGACCAGTTCTTCGCCGGCCGGGGACGCACCTTCACGCTCGGCTACCAGGTCGACTTCTGA
- a CDS encoding SCO family protein codes for MSSRRSWLRDAGILGVAGLGWALGLGGQASRAAGQSRSSSRGLPNVVLTTQHGRPVRFYDDLIRGKVVAINMMYTSCTGICPTGTANLREVQRLLGDRVGRQVHLYSITLAPELDTPEALREYAERHRVGPGWLFLTGRPEDVEAVRISLGFYDPEPDVDRDKNSHSGMLRIGNDRLDRWSMAPVMGNPEQILGTLDHVDPDYSYSPQVQRRRGTDSAV; via the coding sequence ATGAGCAGCAGAAGGAGCTGGTTGCGTGACGCCGGCATCCTGGGCGTCGCCGGTCTGGGCTGGGCGCTCGGGCTGGGAGGGCAAGCGTCGCGGGCTGCTGGCCAGTCCCGCAGCAGTTCCAGAGGGTTGCCCAATGTCGTCCTGACCACCCAGCACGGCCGTCCTGTGCGGTTCTACGACGACCTGATCCGGGGGAAGGTGGTGGCGATCAACATGATGTACACCTCCTGCACCGGCATCTGCCCGACGGGCACGGCGAACCTGCGGGAGGTCCAGCGGCTGCTGGGGGATCGGGTCGGCCGGCAGGTGCATCTGTACTCCATCACCCTGGCGCCGGAACTGGATACGCCCGAGGCCCTGCGGGAGTACGCGGAGCGGCATCGGGTCGGCCCCGGCTGGCTGTTCCTGACCGGCAGGCCGGAGGATGTCGAGGCTGTCCGCATCAGCCTGGGCTTCTACGATCCGGAGCCGGACGTCGACCGGGACAAGAATTCCCATTCCGGCATGCTGCGCATCGGCAACGACCGCCTGGATCGCTGGTCCATGGCGCCGGTGATGGGCAACCCCGAGCAGATACTCGGCACCCTCGACCATGTGGACCCGGACTATTCCTATTCACCCCAGGTCCAGCGGCGACGCGGAACCGATTCGGCGGTGTAG
- a CDS encoding saccharopine dehydrogenase family protein has translation MKSTAEFDLVVFGASGYTGRLVAEYLAQAYAGDKDLRWAMAGRDLAKLAAVRDEIGAPADIPLLVADTGDAASLRALVARTRVVVTTVGPYQLYGEPLVAACAEAGVDYVDLCGEPAWMRKMIDAYGQAAQASGARIVFSCGFDSIPFDLGVFFLQQAAKARFGVPLTRIKGRVRQLKGTFSGGTAASLKATLAAAKADPSVLQLLVNPFALTPGFTGPAQPPADRPAYDESLGSWAAPFIMAAINTRNVHRSNQLLGHAYGEDFVYDEMLLTGPGEQGKAMAEAVASDRSLASDSAPKPGEGPSREERENGCYDLLFIGETADGRTLKAGVLGKRDPGYGSTSRMISESALCLLRDATDTPGGIWTTAPAMGEALIRRLSEHAGLTFRIED, from the coding sequence ATGAAAAGCACAGCCGAGTTCGATCTCGTCGTTTTTGGTGCCTCCGGCTACACCGGCAGGCTGGTGGCCGAATACCTCGCCCAGGCCTATGCCGGGGACAAGGACCTGCGCTGGGCCATGGCCGGTCGCGACCTGGCGAAGCTGGCGGCGGTGCGTGACGAGATCGGTGCGCCGGCGGACATTCCGCTGCTGGTGGCCGATACCGGCGATGCCGCCAGCCTGCGCGCCCTGGTCGCGCGTACCCGCGTGGTTGTGACCACCGTGGGCCCCTACCAGCTGTACGGCGAACCCCTGGTGGCCGCCTGCGCCGAGGCGGGCGTGGATTACGTCGACCTCTGCGGCGAGCCGGCCTGGATGCGCAAGATGATCGACGCCTACGGCCAGGCCGCCCAGGCCAGCGGTGCGCGCATCGTGTTCTCCTGCGGTTTCGACTCCATTCCCTTCGACCTGGGCGTGTTCTTCCTGCAGCAGGCCGCCAAGGCGCGCTTCGGCGTGCCGCTCACGCGCATCAAGGGGCGCGTGCGCCAGCTCAAGGGCACCTTCTCCGGCGGCACGGCGGCCAGCCTCAAGGCCACCCTGGCAGCCGCCAAGGCCGACCCGTCGGTACTGCAGTTGCTGGTGAACCCCTTCGCCCTGACTCCCGGCTTCACCGGCCCTGCGCAACCTCCGGCGGATCGTCCGGCCTACGACGAGTCCCTGGGTAGCTGGGCGGCGCCCTTCATCATGGCGGCGATCAACACGCGCAACGTCCACCGCTCCAACCAGCTGCTGGGCCATGCCTATGGCGAGGACTTCGTCTATGACGAAATGCTGCTGACCGGCCCGGGCGAGCAGGGCAAGGCCATGGCCGAGGCCGTGGCGTCGGATCGCTCCCTGGCCAGCGACAGTGCGCCGAAACCGGGTGAGGGACCCAGCCGCGAAGAGCGGGAAAATGGTTGCTACGACCTGTTGTTCATCGGTGAAACCGCGGATGGCCGCACCCTGAAAGCGGGCGTTCTCGGCAAGCGCGACCCGGGCTACGGCTCCACCTCGCGGATGATCAGCGAGAGCGCCCTCTGCCTGCTGCGCGATGCCACCGATACTCCCGGCGGCATCTGGACCACGGCACCGGCCATGGGGGAGGCGTTGATCCGTCGCCTGAGCGAGCACGCCGGGCTGACCTTCCGCATCGAGGACTGA
- a CDS encoding GFA family protein translates to MKRVTGGCLCGDVRFIASGRPYRVGLCHCLDCRKHHGALFHASAIFPESAVAIEGRTQSYAGRHFCPRCGSSVFSRSGDEIEVNLGALDAPDQFQPTYELWTVRREAWLPPFPLARRYPGNREGAGREEN, encoded by the coding sequence ATGAAACGAGTCACTGGCGGCTGCCTCTGCGGCGATGTGCGGTTCATCGCCTCGGGGAGGCCTTACCGGGTGGGGCTGTGCCATTGCCTCGACTGCCGCAAGCACCATGGCGCGCTGTTCCACGCCTCGGCGATCTTTCCCGAAAGCGCGGTGGCGATCGAGGGTCGTACCCAGTCCTACGCAGGGCGGCATTTCTGCCCCCGCTGCGGCTCCTCGGTGTTCTCCCGGAGCGGCGATGAGATCGAGGTGAACCTGGGTGCCCTGGACGCGCCCGACCAGTTCCAGCCCACTTACGAGCTCTGGACGGTTCGCCGCGAAGCCTGGCTGCCGCCCTTCCCCCTGGCACGACGCTATCCAGGGAACCGCGAGGGCGCCGGGCGCGAGGAGAATTGA
- a CDS encoding SDR family NAD(P)-dependent oxidoreductase, with product MTPSPIVIVTGGSRGIGRCIVERLQHDGFGVLFTHSSSDAEARELETALANGGPVVRALRADVADTGSAKRVFDAAEALGEVIGLVNNAGITGRLGPITQLDDAQLDQVLAVNLAGPIRLCREAARRWSGRDNAGRARIINISSVAARTGSPNEYVAYAATKAGLETLSIGLARELAPAGILVSAVSPGTVDTGIHARAGEPGRAQRVAARIPLGRPGQPEEIANAVAWLMSPEATYVTGTVINVAGGL from the coding sequence ATGACCCCTTCCCCCATCGTCATAGTGACCGGCGGCAGCCGTGGCATCGGCCGCTGCATCGTCGAACGCCTGCAGCATGACGGCTTCGGCGTGCTGTTCACTCATTCCAGCTCCGACGCCGAGGCCCGCGAGCTGGAAACCGCCCTGGCAAACGGCGGCCCCGTGGTCCGGGCGCTGCGCGCCGACGTCGCCGATACCGGCTCGGCAAAGCGGGTATTCGACGCCGCGGAAGCCCTGGGCGAGGTGATCGGACTGGTGAACAACGCCGGGATCACCGGCCGGCTCGGCCCCATCACCCAGCTGGACGACGCGCAACTGGACCAGGTGCTCGCGGTGAACCTCGCCGGCCCGATCCGCCTCTGCCGCGAGGCCGCCCGCCGCTGGAGCGGTCGGGACAACGCCGGCCGCGCGCGGATCATCAACATCTCCTCGGTGGCGGCGCGCACCGGCTCGCCGAACGAGTACGTCGCCTACGCCGCCACCAAGGCCGGGCTGGAGACCCTGAGCATCGGCCTCGCGCGCGAGCTGGCGCCGGCCGGCATCCTGGTCAGCGCCGTATCCCCCGGCACCGTGGACACCGGCATCCACGCCCGCGCCGGCGAGCCGGGTCGCGCCCAGCGGGTGGCCGCGCGCATTCCCCTGGGACGCCCCGGTCAGCCCGAGGAAATCGCCAACGCCGTGGCCTGGCTGATGTCGCCCGAGGCGACCTACGTGACCGGCACCGTGATCAACGTGGCGGGAGGCCTGTAG
- a CDS encoding alpha/beta fold hydrolase, whose amino-acid sequence METTSPALVMLPGLLNDQRLWAYQAQALAGERVVQIADLSRDDSITAMAHRVLENAPPRFALAALSMGGYVAFEVLRQAPERVERLALFDTMASLDSAERAATRRGLLELAQRGRFIGVSPQLMPRLIHARWLDSEVSRTVQQMAIAVGKEGFIRQQRAIIHRPDSLPTLAGIRVPTLIVVGADDQLTPVAEARLMHERIAGSRLEVLPECGHLPPLEAPERSLTLLREWLLA is encoded by the coding sequence ATGGAAACCACCTCCCCTGCCCTGGTGATGCTGCCGGGCCTGCTCAACGACCAGCGCCTCTGGGCGTACCAGGCGCAGGCCCTGGCCGGAGAACGGGTAGTGCAGATCGCCGACCTGTCCCGGGACGACAGCATCACCGCGATGGCACACCGGGTGCTGGAGAACGCCCCGCCGCGCTTCGCCCTGGCCGCCCTGTCCATGGGCGGCTACGTCGCCTTCGAGGTGCTGCGCCAGGCCCCGGAGCGGGTCGAGCGCCTGGCGCTGTTCGACACCATGGCCAGCCTCGATTCGGCGGAGCGCGCGGCCACTCGCCGGGGCCTGCTGGAACTGGCCCAGCGCGGCCGTTTCATCGGGGTCAGCCCGCAGTTGATGCCGCGCCTGATCCACGCCCGCTGGCTGGACAGCGAGGTGTCCCGCACCGTGCAGCAGATGGCGATCGCGGTGGGCAAGGAAGGCTTCATCCGCCAGCAACGGGCGATCATCCATCGCCCCGACTCGCTCCCCACCCTGGCCGGCATTCGTGTGCCGACACTGATCGTGGTGGGCGCCGACGACCAACTGACCCCGGTCGCCGAGGCCCGCCTGATGCATGAGCGCATCGCCGGCTCAAGGCTGGAGGTGCTGCCGGAATGCGGCCACCTGCCGCCCCTCGAAGCACCCGAGCGCAGCCTGACGCTGCTGCGGGAGTGGCTGCTGGCCTGA
- a CDS encoding hydrolase: MLIDLHKATLLVIDVQDKLVPAMADPQGILARIRWLLQVATELGLPTVISEQYPKGLGATATALTDAAPQAIVVEKLQFSCVAAECLPESLLAHEQVVVCGMETHVCVLQTVLELLALGKEVFVVEDAVASRTPASREAGLRRMRDAGAQVVNREMVVFECLRGASHPRFRHISKTFLVGEQP; this comes from the coding sequence ATGCTGATCGATCTGCACAAGGCCACCCTGTTGGTCATCGACGTCCAGGACAAGCTGGTGCCCGCCATGGCCGACCCCCAGGGCATCCTGGCGCGTATCCGCTGGCTGCTGCAGGTCGCCACCGAACTGGGGCTGCCGACGGTGATATCCGAGCAATACCCCAAAGGCCTGGGCGCCACGGCGACGGCGCTCACCGACGCCGCCCCGCAGGCGATCGTGGTGGAGAAGCTGCAGTTCTCCTGCGTGGCCGCCGAGTGCCTGCCGGAATCCCTGCTGGCCCATGAGCAGGTCGTCGTCTGCGGCATGGAAACCCATGTCTGTGTCCTGCAGACCGTGCTGGAACTGCTGGCGCTCGGCAAAGAGGTGTTCGTGGTGGAAGACGCCGTCGCCAGCCGCACCCCGGCCAGCCGCGAGGCCGGCCTCCGGCGCATGCGCGACGCCGGCGCGCAGGTCGTCAATCGCGAGATGGTGGTGTTCGAGTGTCTGCGCGGCGCCAGTCACCCCCGGTTCCGTCATATCAGCAAGACCTTCCTGGTGGGCGAGCAGCCCTGA
- a CDS encoding LysR family transcriptional regulator, whose protein sequence is MDMHKSSNLDQLKWDDLRFFLEVARTRTATGAARRLGVDYTTVSRRVRALEQALGALLFEKSRAAGFVLTVEGQRLLGYAETLESTLQAACEQVSGTRLGLSGHVRIGCTEGFGSYFVTAQMTRFLERYPHISADILPVPHFISLSRREADIAITLERPERGPYVCSRLADYRLRLYATPEYLAAHEPIASRDDLAGHPFITYVEDLAFSPKLLYLNDLVPGAMSQLRSTSVIAQYQAALQGRALAILPCFLVAGDPRLQAVLPDEVEVTRQFWIYYSEDLRRLKRITLVVEHLHQCAELNRSWLMGEESRMRLLPVE, encoded by the coding sequence ATGGACATGCATAAAAGTTCCAACCTCGACCAGCTGAAATGGGATGACCTGCGTTTCTTCCTGGAGGTGGCCCGCACCCGCACCGCCACCGGGGCCGCGCGTCGCCTGGGTGTCGACTACACCACCGTATCGCGTCGCGTGCGGGCCCTGGAGCAGGCCCTGGGCGCGCTGCTGTTCGAGAAATCGAGGGCCGCCGGCTTCGTCCTCACCGTGGAGGGACAGCGCCTCCTCGGCTATGCCGAAACCCTGGAAAGCACCTTGCAGGCCGCGTGCGAGCAGGTGTCGGGCACCCGGCTGGGATTGTCGGGTCATGTCCGCATCGGCTGCACGGAGGGCTTCGGCTCCTACTTCGTGACGGCCCAGATGACCCGCTTCCTGGAGCGCTACCCGCACATCTCCGCCGATATCCTGCCGGTGCCGCACTTCATCAGCCTGTCACGCCGCGAAGCGGACATCGCCATCACCCTGGAGCGGCCCGAGCGCGGTCCCTACGTCTGCTCCAGGCTCGCCGACTACCGGCTGCGCCTGTACGCCACCCCGGAATACCTGGCCGCCCATGAGCCCATCGCGTCCCGCGACGACCTCGCGGGGCATCCCTTCATCACCTATGTCGAGGACCTGGCCTTCAGCCCCAAGCTGCTGTACCTGAACGACCTGGTACCCGGCGCCATGAGCCAGTTGCGCAGCACCAGTGTCATCGCCCAGTACCAGGCCGCGCTGCAGGGGCGGGCCCTGGCGATCCTGCCCTGCTTCCTGGTGGCGGGGGACCCCAGGTTGCAGGCGGTGCTGCCCGATGAGGTGGAGGTGACGCGGCAGTTCTGGATCTATTACAGCGAGGACCTGCGGCGCCTGAAACGCATCACCCTGGTGGTGGAGCATCTGCACCAATGCGCCGAACTGAACCGCTCCTGGCTGATGGGCGAAGAGAGCCGGATGCGGCTCCTGCCCGTCGAGTAG
- a CDS encoding DUF485 domain-containing protein, with the protein MTPHHSPHSPVHERIIANPKFQRLARQRAILAWSLSALVLAIYYLFIVLVAFVPGWLHLPLYEGSHLSRGIPLGAAIIIFCWLLTAWYVRHANTRFDALSAEILEENHA; encoded by the coding sequence ATGACACCTCACCACTCCCCCCATTCCCCGGTCCATGAGCGCATCATCGCCAACCCAAAGTTCCAGCGCCTGGCACGCCAGCGCGCAATCCTCGCCTGGTCCCTCAGCGCCCTGGTGCTGGCGATCTACTACCTGTTCATCGTGCTCGTGGCCTTCGTGCCCGGCTGGCTGCACCTGCCGCTGTACGAGGGCAGCCACCTCAGCCGCGGCATCCCGCTAGGTGCCGCCATCATCATCTTCTGCTGGCTGCTCACCGCCTGGTACGTACGCCACGCCAACACCCGCTTCGATGCGCTGAGTGCGGAAATCCTCGAGGAGAACCACGCATGA